The Erigeron canadensis isolate Cc75 chromosome 4, C_canadensis_v1, whole genome shotgun sequence genome window below encodes:
- the LOC122597097 gene encoding putative F-box protein At1g26515, whose amino-acid sequence MHVNDYMPLDIQRDILKRLPIKSLMKVRSVSKPLKSIIESSEFIAVYNIHTHRYNHQKLLIGLYNSSHAYTFDDDDDNTSPDQHNFRLIPSLTIHKPFNDMMVGYSQGLFAVYRLDEYYREVVVIWNPSIRNAVDIPLSGRFKCPNYDSFIGFGVCNATDPTIVKVASPALNASKSKKFMQVEIFKLSTGKWRLLSDCCLRDSLEFRQKVVATDRFIHWLVRDGAKLKIRILSFDMMSEKFIEVSFHPRSILAYKRCDDLDLSKLSCRESFAVLETTHENDKRYNVWIMEHGGDRFMIQKLVTINNPKDLIKRRVVGFRKNDQPIIHTRNPFKDNEHNIFVYKPGYSGLFKPIGINHGNNYPCFAGSYMETLLLLDH is encoded by the coding sequence ATGCATGTTAACGACTACATGCCCTTGGATATACAAAGAGATATATTAAAAAGGCTTCCGATAAAATCATTAATGAAAGTCAGATCAGTTTCAAAGCCGTTGAAATCCATCATTGAAAGCTCTGAATTTATCGCTGTTTACAACATCCACACTCATCGTTATAATCATCAAAAACTACTCATAGGTTTGTATAACAGTAGTCACGCATATACgtttgatgatgacgatgataaTACTTCCCCTGATCAACACAATTTCCGCCTGATTCCTTCCCTAACGATTCATAAACCGTTTAACGATATGATGGTTGGTTACTCACAAGGCCTATTTGCAGTTTACAGGCTTGATGAATATTATAGAGAAGTCGTTGTTATTTGGAATCCATCGATAAGGAACGCTGTCGATATACCCCTCTCTGGTAGATTTAAATGCCCTAATTATGACTCTTTTATCGGTTTTGGTGTTTGTAATGCAACTGACCCGACGATTGTCAAGGTCGCTAGTCCTGCACTGAACGCTAGCAAAAGCAAAAAGTTTATGCAGGTAGAGATTTTTAAGTTAAGCACAGGGAAGTGGAGATTATTGTCTGATTGTTGTCTGCGTGACTCACTTGAATTCCGTCAGAAAGTGGTCGCAACTGATAGGTTTATTCATTGGCTTGTTCGTGATGGGGCTAAACTTAAAATTCGGATTTTGTCTTTTGATATGATGAGCGAAAAGTTTATTGAAGTATCCTTCCACCCACGTAGCATATTAGCATATAAGCGTTGCGATGATTTGGATTTATCTAAGCTTAGTTGCAGGGAGTCTTTTGCTGTGCTTGAAACTACTCACGAAAACGACAAAAGATATAATGTATGGATCATGGAGCATGGTGGTGATCGATTCATGATTCAGAAACTAGTCACTATTAACAACCCGAAAGATTTAATCAAAAGGCGGGTAGTTGGATTCAGGAAAAACGACCAACCTATAATTCATACGCGAAATCCTTTTAAAGATAATGAACATAATATTTTCGTTTATAAACCGGGTTATTCTGGATTGTTTAAGCCTATTGGGATTAATCATGGAAATAATTATCCATGCTTTGCAGGCTCATACATGGAAACTTTACTTTTGCTTGATCACTGA
- the LOC122595234 gene encoding helicase-like transcription factor CHR28, translating to MMENVSGGYEWHFDRDEDDDVDDFDDDDGCDISMDLDSFFKILDEKNDNNPPLQSGLADPSISYAPYNESVTHVTANEQYQPLDDHSEASVSKTVCSSGSSDCERQAVDYGLTKVGTFPDVSSTHVDPWTAGATNVASSSYSDSREDFLLSSQYDTRDTNLENSTRGGTFSFRDDGNSDRVYFGTSKAPFSGVSGNTDLEDKPSLPSPINRNGSFYPGRHTIHNNGVLSKDKIALQQHHARPMFGMKGNLPGIASPMVNMKGNFPGSGRSINPPANNGSTNGSHFPSILPNRRNIVSIMEETSDVGSEKSCDVADRLFNESFSGVPNSISRKYNAIKREQDTRSFGHFNNIKNNPFSPSQSYVHHDMGSIGWQASLNKGAESKSAIFANMGPIGQQAAAKNVTYIDVDDPDICILEDMSVPAPRRHPHVARKTPISAAQRSAPGTPPVHMGHNNPSINENDERIVYRAALQDLSQPKSEACAPEGSLKVPLMKHQRIALSWMVQKETKNMHCFGGILADDQGLGKTISTIALMLTERSPSSSVPTAEVKKETFNLDDDDDEQKANSCVTETNGSSVETSNSSVNTKSRPAAGTLIVCPTSVLRQWNDELQNKVSSKARLSVLMYHGANRTKDPSELAKYDVVLTTYPLVQMEVPKQPLVDEDEDETERHNGYFTPAKKRKYPPKSNKVSKKRGMVFEDLVRPLAKVRWFRVVLDEAQTIKNHRTQVARACWGLKAKRRWCLSGTPIQNAIDDLYSYFRFLRYEPYAVFKSFCSTIKVPIQKSPETGYKKLQVVLKTIMLRRTKATLLDGEPIISLPPKTISLKQIDFTTEEREFYSKLEAESKAQFKAYEEAGTVEQNYVNILLMLLRLRQACDHPLLVVRGRNSSSEWMSSLEKAKKLPPEKRTYLLNCLEASSAICSICNDPSEDAVVTTCGHVFCNQCILEHLCSDESCPFSNCKAMLSTSSVFSASTLRISLRGQPSNGLDISAIVKEVKAEVKSEVLEPCSSSGSVNFKTVEAAEALDSSKIKAAVEVLQSVAKPQEIATDEKDGSVIVVREKAIVFSQWTKMLDLLEACLEDSSIKYRRLDGTMSIQDRDKAVKDFNTRPEVTVMIMSLKAASLGLNMVSACHVLLLDLWWNPTTEDQAIDRAHRIGQTRPVSVLRFTVKDTVEDRILALQQKKRSMVASAFGEDETGTSRTRLTVDDLKYLFHF from the exons ATGATGGAAAACGTAAGCGGCGGTTACGAATGGCATTTCGATcgtgatgaagatgatgacgtgGACGAtttcgatgatgatgatggatgtGATATCAGCATGGACCTTGATTCCTTTTTTAAGATCCTCgatgaaaaaaatgacaataatCCCCCCCTTCAG AGTGGATTAGCAGATCCTTCTATCAGTTACGCACCCTATAACGAGTCAGTTACGCATGTTACCGCAAATGAGCAGTACCAACCCCTTGATG ATCATTCGGAAGCTTCAGTTTCTAAAACTGTTTGTTCAAGTGGTTCATCCGATTGTGAGAGGCAGGCAGTCGATTATGGGTTGACAAAGGTTGGGACTTTCCCAGATGTTTCTTCCACACACGTTGACCCTTGGACTGCCGGTGCGACTAATGTAGCCTCATCGAGCTACTCTGATTCCAGGGAAGATTTTTTATTATCTAGCCAATATGACACTAGGGATACTAATTTAGAGAACTCTACTAGAGGTGGGACTTTTAGTTTTCGAGATGATGGTAATTCTGATAGAGTATACTTTGGAACATCCAAAGCCCCATTTAGCGGTGTGAGTGGAAATACTGACCTGGAGGATAAGCCTTCTTTACCATCTCCTATAAACAGAAATGGGTCATTTTACCCTGGTCGTCACACGATTCACAATAATGGAGTGCTATCTAAAGATAAGATTGCACTACAACAGCATCATGCCAGACCAATGTTCGGCATGAAAGGCAATCTCCCAGGCATCGCCAGTCCAATGGTCAATATGAAAGGCAATTTTCCAGGCAGTGGAAGATCCATCAACCCTCCTGCTAATAATGGGTCTACAAATGGAAGTCATTTTCCTTCAATTTTACCAAACAGAAGAAACATTGTTTCTATAATGGAGGAGACTAGTGATGTGGGTAGTGAAAAATCTTGTGATGTTGCTGACCGGCTGTTTAATGAATCTTTTTCTGGGGTTCCTAATTCTATATCAAGAAAGTATAATGCTATAAAGAGAGAACAGGACACCAGATCATTTGGACACTTTAACAATATCAAGAATAATCCATTTTCTCCGAGCCAATCCTATGTCCATCATGATATGGGCTCTATTGGATGGCAAGCTTCTCTAAATAAAGGAGCAGAGAGTAAATCTGCTATATTTGCTAACATGGGTCCTATTGGCCAACAAGCAGCTGCAAAAAACGTTACGTACATTGACGTTGATGACCCTGATATATGTATTCTTGAAGATATGAGTGTACCTGCACCCAGAAGACATCCTCATGTAGCTAGAAAAACACCTATTAGTGCTGCACAAAGGTCTGCACCTGGTACTCCTCCAGTTCACATGGGACATAATAATCCAAGTATCAATGAAAATGATGAACGCATCGTTTATCGAGCTGCATTGCAG GATCTTTCCCAGCCAAAGTCAGAGGCATGTGCCCCTGAGGGTTCGTTGAAGGTCCCGCTTATGAAACACCAG CGGATTGCTTTGTCATGGATGGTGCAGAAAGAGACCAAAAACATGCACTGCTTTGGAGGAATCCTTGCTGATGACCAG GGTTTGGGTAAAACAATATCAACAATTGCTCTTATGCTGACAGAAAGGTCGCCATCATCTAGTGTTCCTACTGCTGAAGTGAAAAAAGAGACTTTCaatttggatgatgatgatgatgagcaAAAAGCCAATTCCTGTGTTACGGAAACTAATGGAAGTTCAGTAGAGACAAGTAACAGTTCTGTGAATACAAAAAGTAGACCAGCTGCAGGGACTCTTATTGTATGCCCTACTAGTGTTCTTCGTCAATGGAACGATGAGTTGCAGAACAAAGTAAGCAGCAAAGCTAGGCTTTCTGTTTTGATGTATCATGGTGCAAACAGAACCAAGGACCCATCTGAGCTAGCCAAGTATGATGTCGTCCTGACGACATACCCACTAGTGCAGATGGAGGTTCCCAAACAGCCACTTGTTGACGAAGATGAGGATGAAACAGAAAGGCATAACGGATATTTCACACCtgcaaaaaaaaggaaatatcCTCCTAAATCCAATAAGGTTTCGAAGAAAAGGGGGATGGTATTTGAAGATCTTGTCCGTCCTCTTGCAAAGGTGAGATGGTTTAGGGTTGTACTGGATGAGGCACAGACGATTAAGAATCACAGAACGCAGGTAGCTAGGGCTTGTTGGGGTCTCAAAGCTAAACGTAGGTGGTGCTTGTCGGGGACCCCCATCCAGAATGCCATTGATGATCTTTATAGCTATTTCAGATTCTTGAGATATGAACCATATGCTGTATTTAAATCATTCTGCTCTACCATAAAGGTCCCTATTCAAAAGAGTCCCGAGACTGGGTATAAGAAGTTACAGGTTGTCTTGAAGACTATAATGCTTCGGCGCACCAAAG CTACACTTCTTGATGGAGAACCAATAATCTCTTTGCCACCCAAGACCATTAGCCTGAAACAAATTGATTTCACTACTGAGGAGCGCGAGTTCTACTCTAAGCTGGAGGCTGAATCTAAAGCTCAGTTTAAA GCATATGAAGAAGCTGGTACGGTTGAACAAAATTATGTTAACATACTGTTGATGCTGTTACGCCTAAGACAAGCCTGTGATCATCCTCTACTTGTTGTTAGAGGACGTAACTCAAGTTCTGAGTGGATGTCATCTCTGGAGAAAGCAAAAAAGCTTCCTCCTGAAAAGCGAACTTATCTCTTAAATTGTCTAGAAGCATCTTCAGCTATTTGTAGCATATGCAAT GATCCATCTGAAGATGCTGTCGTGACAACTTGTGGGCATGTTTTCTGCAATCAGTGCATCCTTGAACATCTTTGTAGTGACGAAAGTTGTCCATTTTCAAATTGCAAAGCTATGCTGAGCACCTCATCAGTATTTTCAGCATCCACACTCAGGATTTCGCTTCGTGGCCAACCTAGTAATGGTCTTGATATTTCTGCTATAGTGAAAGAGGTGAAAGCAGAAGTGAAATCTGAGGTTCTCGAACCTTGCTCATCCAGTGGATCTGTTAATTTCAAAACTGTTGAGGCAGCTGAGGCGCTTGATTCATCTAAAATCAAGGCAGCCGTTGAGGTCCTGCAGTCTGTTGCTAAACCCCAGGAAATTGCTACAGATGAGAAGGATGGTAGTGTGATCGTTGTGAGAGAGAAAGCGATTGTGTTCTCACAGTGGACAAAAATGCTGGATTTGCTTGAGGCTTGCCTGGAAGATTCTTCCATTAAATACCGGAGACTTGATGGAACAATGTCTATTCAAGATCGAGATAAAGCAGTGAAAGATTTCAACACTCGGCCAGAG GTTACTGTTATGATCATGTCTTTAAAAGCTGCTAGTCTTGGGTTGAATATGGTTTCTGCTTGTCATGTTCTTCTTCTGGACCTGTGGTGGAACCCCACAACCGAAGATCAAGCAATTGATAGAGCTCATAGGATTGGGCAGACTCGTCCTGTTTCGGTTTTGCGGTTTACTGTTAAAGATACTGTTGAAGATCGTATTTTGGCACTTCAG CAAAAGAAGAGATCTATGGTTGCATCTGCATTTGGGGAGGATGAGACTGGTACAAGTCGGACTCGCCTTACAGTTGACGATTTGAAATACCTATTCCATTTTTAA